The bacterium DNA segment GACATCGCCTGGGCTGTCGAGCAGGTCCAGCCGGCCATCGAGCACCTGCGCGCCGAGGGCCAGCTCAACCCCTCGACGTTCTTTGAGGCCTACACCGCCATGGCGTATCTGCTCTTCCGGCGCGACGGGGTGGACCTGGCGATCATGGAGACGGGGCTGGGGGGGCGGCTCGACGCGACCAACACCTGCGAACCGACTGCGTGTGCCATCACGACCCTGGGGCTGGACCACACGGACATCCTGGGCGATACCATCGAGCAGATCGCCCGGGAGAAGGCGGGCATCATCAAGCCGGGTGTGCCAGTCGTGACCGCCCCCCAGGAGCCGGCGGCCATGGCCGTCTTGCAGGAGGTCGCGCAGGCCGTCGGAGCGCGGCTCTCCAGAGCCGCAACCGTCCCGGTCGGGCTCGAACTCTCCCTCTTCGGCGACCACCAGCGGATCAACCTCAGCGTGGCCCTCGGCCTCGTCAACATCCTCCGCGAGCAAGGTTACACGATCTCCGACGAAGCCGTCCGGACAGGGTGTCGCTCCGTGCGGTGGCCGGGGCGGCTGCAGATCGTGGGGGAGCGCCCGTGGGTGGTGCTGGACGTGGCGCACAATGAGGCGTCGGCCCGGGCGCTGGCGGCGTCCCTGCCGCAGATGGTCCGCTACGACCGCCTGGTCGCCGTCATCGGCCTGTCGGCGGAGAAGGATGCGGCGGCGTTCTGCCGCACGCTGGCGCCGCTGGTGGACGTGGCAATCCTGACGCAGGCGCAGATCAGCCGGGCGCTGCCGGTTGCGGAGCTGGCGGCGGCGTCGGAGGGGATGTGGCGGGAGAGTGCCGTCGCGGCGGACGTGCCGACGGCGCTACGCCTCG contains these protein-coding regions:
- a CDS encoding bifunctional folylpolyglutamate synthase/dihydrofolate synthase, giving the protein IPDSRRIIPRRTYADAVAYLESLVDFERLGFRRHFADTVSLDSIRALLDLLGNPQHGLACVHIAGTKGKGSTAAILESILTAAGPRVGLFSSPHLVSFRERIRIAGEMVSEADIAWAVEQVQPAIEHLRAEGQLNPSTFFEAYTAMAYLLFRRDGVDLAIMETGLGGRLDATNTCEPTACAITTLGLDHTDILGDTIEQIAREKAGIIKPGVPVVTAPQEPAAMAVLQEVAQAVGARLSRAATVPVGLELSLFGDHQRINLSVALGLVNILREQGYTISDEAVRTGCRSVRWPGRLQIVGERPWVVLDVAHNEASARALAASLPQMVRYDRLVAVIGLSAEKDAAAFCRTLAPLVDVAILTQAQISRALPVAELAAASEGMWRESAVAADVPTALRLAREQAAEGDCLLVTGSFYVVGEAMSLLRCAPSVPRQQ